From one Brachypodium distachyon strain Bd21 chromosome 4, Brachypodium_distachyon_v3.0, whole genome shotgun sequence genomic stretch:
- the LOC112268770 gene encoding uncharacterized protein LOC112268770, with amino-acid sequence MDWNSADGYEVTSSTLQTVRQNPLVGPAPVATLESMPARMFQARVALFESSRAAETCMNKRTATFKTLLAKYKKLEAEHKALVAHRRSQTGNNAQISELLKRVAEVQDEKSRLKEQHRDEVTRLKAQLEAQAEAHKTEVGQLTSALSAQADEKICLEGEVQKCKDLVAKVETRASTAEKEKAENARLLSVCRRDLVKIDAMLTKFFPQSVETAQAAVIKARKRRAPAGQNLSNTTWRTTWSALRAGLSR; translated from the exons ATGGACTGGAACAGTGCCGACGGTTACGAAGTGACTTCCAGCACCCTCCAAACAGTGCGGCAGAACCCTCTGGTGGGACCCGCGCCGGTGGCGACTCTAGAGTCCATGCCGGCCCGGATGTTTCAGGCAAGGGTCGCCTTATTCGAGTCCAGCCGTGCTGCAGAG ACCTGCATGAATAAGCGCACCGCCACCTTCAAGACTTTGCTAGCGAAGTATaagaagctggaggcggagcacaAGGCTTTGGTAGCCCATCGCCGGAGCCAGA CCGGGAACAATGCCCAAATATCTGAGCTCTTGAAGCGTGTCGCCGAAGTACAAG ATGAGAAGTCCCGGCTCAAAGAGCAGCACCGGGATGAAGTGACCCGTCTGAAGGCGCAGCTCGAAGCGCAGGCGGAGGCGCACAAGACCGAGGTAGGTCAACTGACCTCGGCCCTCTCCGCCCAAGCTGACGAGAAGATCTGCCTGGAAGGCGAGGTGCAGAAATGCAAGGATCTCGTCGCCAAGGTCGAGACCCGCGCCAGTACTGCCGAGAAGGAAAAGGCCGAGAATGCCCGCCTGCTCAGCGTGTGCCGGCGTGACCTCGTCAAAATCGACGCCATGTTGACTA AATTTTTTCCACAATCTGTCGAGACCGCCCAAGCTGCCGTGATTAAAGCCCGTAAGAGGAGGGCTCCAGCCGGGCAGAACCTTTCGAATACGACTTGGAGGACTACTTGGTCAGCATTGCGAGCCGGGTTAAGCCGTTGA